The following is a genomic window from Bacillus sp. V2I10.
ATGGATGAAATTCTTCTCGAATTTAAGCGTAATCCAGGGCGACGAAAATTTACTGAGCTTTTCCCGTCCAATCAAAAAGATCACCTCGTTGTCACTTTTCTTGCCATCTTGGAATTGATGAAAAAAAACAGCATCATGATTGAACAAGAAGAAAATTTTTCAGATATTTATATTCTGGGGAGGTCATAAAACCTTGGAAAAATGGAAATCCATCATTGAAGCACTTCTATTTGCTGCAGGCGATGAAGGGCTGTCAATGAAACAGCTGACATCCGTTCTTGAGACAGAAGTGGGAACGATTACTGAAGTCATACAGGAACTTCAAAATGATTATAAGAAAAAACAGCGCGGCATCGAACTGATTGAAGTAGCGGGAGTTTTTCAGTTAACAACGAAAAAACAGCATGCCGATTATTTAAAAAAACTGGTTGAGACACCGAATCACACGGCTTTATCTCAGGCCGCTCTTGAAATTCTGGCGATTGTGGCATACCGCCAGCCAATTACAAGAGCTGAAATAGAAGAGATTCGCGGCGTAAAATCTGAGCGCCCGCTGCAAACACTGGCTTCTAAAGTGCTTGTGAAAGAGGTGGGCCGGGCTGAAGGAACTGGCAGAGCAATTTTATATGGAACGACGAAGGAGTTTCTTGAATACTTCGGATTAAAAACGATAAAAGAACTCCCTCCGCTCCCTGAAAAAGACGATGATGATTCCTTTAATGAAGAGGCCGATCTCTTTTTTGAGAATTTCAATCAAACTTTTGAAGAAATCAAATAATTTACACAAATACACCATCACCTATGATAAAATAGAGGAGAACGGGACAAAGGAATATCTTTGTTCCTTTTTTTGAATGAAAAACGCATAGGGGTGCAATCATGTGATTATAAAAAACTGCAGAGGGTATGAATTAGAAAAAGAGATGCCGAATACATCCGAAGATTTTTTTAACCGCTCTGAAGTCACAATTGTGTCAAAAAAGGCTGAAAAAACGTTTTATGTGTTGTATGTGCGGTATTTCGAAGACGTATTCAGAGAGCGAAATGCTTTTCTCTTTGAAGGGACCGACCTGTGCATCAAAGACGTAATGGCGCTGATATGCATCATTCAAAACGAAGCACTTATAGAGCGCAAAAGGCTCTATATAAACACAGAAGAAGAATTCCTTATGTATCTGCAGGGAATTGACCTTCGTGCGGCAATTGAATGGATCCCGGATATCAACCGGAATCAAACACTGAAATTGCCTGAAGTTGTTCAAAAGCTAAAAACACCCATACATAAAGAATAGCTTAAGAATTTGAAAGGATGTGTTTTAATGGGAAATATGATCGTAAAAGCACAAACAGAACAAGTTGAATTATTTTTAGGAAACGTCGTCAAGCAGCTGAATACGTTTTTAAATCAATCGACAATTTCATCATTTTTGGATGAAACAGCCGGGGATGAAACGTACTATGAGGACCTTTTCCGAAACTTGAGAAGACTTTCTGTTTATTGTGAAGAGGGACTTGAAGCATGCCGCATCGTTCTTCAAAATGAGCCATTCAGAAAGCCGGCAGCGGAAAAAGCGCTCTATAAAATCTATCATCAGTGCATTGAAGAATTTTATAATCCGAAAAATGATGTATGGTATGAAGACAGCAGATCTGCCTATACAGGCAAAAATGCGATTAAATACCGCCACCCTGCTCCGGATACACTTAAGGCCATGATTGCCTCTCTCGAAAGCGGTTTTCAGGAAATCCGCGAGGAACTTGAATACTACGAGACAGATTACCGTACGAAAATGATACAGTCAAAATAATAAAAGCAGCTGTTCTGTACTTTCAGGACAGCTGTTTTTTTTATTGTCATTTCAGGCTGCTTCGGAGTTTTAGGCACGCTGTTTTTCAAATTTAACGTTCATAACCTTTGTCCATCCGCATAAACTTGTACAAAACAATAAAAGGACGTGGGTGTTATGCGGCAATGGAAACAGATAACAGCGATCGTACTCATCTTCTTCTTGCTGATATCAGTACCGCGCCATTCTTCTGCTGAAATGGACGTGAGCGCAAGAAGTGCGATTTTAATTGAACAGGAATCCGGAAGAGTCCTATTTGAGAAAGACGCCCATACCAAACGAAGAATTGCCAGCATTACAAAGATTATGACAGCGATTCTTGCGATTGAATCCGGAAAGATGGACGAGAAGGCAACTGTAAGCAATCGTGCGATACATACAGAGGGTTCTGCGGTCTACTTGCAAGAAGGCGAAAAAATTAAACTTGAAGATCTTGTATATGGTCTTATGCTCCGTTCAGGCAATGATGCGGCAGTAGCCATTGCTGAGCATGTTGGAGGAAGTATTGAAGGGTTTGTTCATTTAATGAATCAAAAAGCTGCTGAAATCGGCATGATGAATACGGAGTTTGCCAATCCGCATGGTCTGGATGATCACGAAAATCACTATTCCTCTGCCTATGACATGGCAATCCTTACAAGGTACGCAATGGAAAATCCAATCTATCAGAAAATTTCCGGAACTAAGGTTCATCGGGCTCCAAATCCGAATGAACAATGGGACCGTGTATGGAGAAATAAGAATAAGCTGCTGACAAGTTTATATGAGTACAGCACCGGAGGGAAAACAGGGTATACAAAAAGGGCAAAACGCACCCTCGTTTCTACTGCTCAAAAAGATGGCATGAATCTAGTAGCCGTCACAATTGATGCGTCAGATGACTGGAATGATCATATTGGAATGTTTAATATGGCATTCAGCAAATATAGTCTGTTTAAGATAAAAGATTCAGGCACGTTAAAAAAAATAAAGATTAAAGATAAAATCTATAAAAATAAGCTTTTTATAAAAAGAGATGTGTTCTATCCTCTTACTGAAGAAGAGGAAGATAAACTCAGAATCAATGTTTCTTTGCTCAAACCGGAAAAAAACTGGGATGACCCGGAGGATGTGCCGAACGTTGTCGGTAAAATCACAATTATTGTTGAAGACGAAAGAGTGGATGAGGTTCCGGTTTATTATGATAATGGTTTAACAAATAAACCAGATGCGACGCTTTTTGAGAAACTCCGCAAGCTATTTTTCATTGGGGCAGGCTTCAGCGATTATGATTAATATTATTTGGGTTGGGCTGACTGTCATCGGCATTGTCTTCGCCATGATTAATGGAACGATGGAACAAGTGAATGCTGCCGTTTTCAAAGGCGCGAAAGATGCTGTAACCATCAGCATCGGACTGATCAGCGTCCTTGTATTCTGGCTGGGGCTCATGAAGGTTGCTGAAAAGGCGGGTTTGCTTGAAAAGCTTACCCAGCTGTTTAAACCATTTGTAAAAAGGCTTTTTCCTGAGATTCCCGCAGATCATCCTGCAATGGGCTACATTCTGTCAAATATGATTGCTAATCTTTTTGGACTGGGGAATGCAGCAACCCCGCTTGGAATTAAAGCGATGGAGCAGATGAAAAAATTAAATGGAGACAAACCTGCTGCAAGCAGATCCATGATCACATTTCTTACTGTCAACACGTCGAGTATTACCTTAATTCCAACGACGGTGATTGCTGTAAGAATGACATACGGTTCAAAATCTCCAACTGATATTGTTGGCCCGACTTTGCTTGCAACGATAATTTCAGCCATAGGCGCCATTCTGATTGACCGCTATTTCTATCATAGAAGAATGCGGAAGGAGAGAAAATAGGATGGGAATGATCAGTCTAATCTCTTTATGGATGATCCCGCTGATCATCGGGTTTATTCTATTATATGGGACGTATAAAAAAGTGCCGACGTATGAAACTTTTGTTGAGGGCGGCAAAGAAGGAATAGATATTGCGTTTTCAATTATTCCTTATTTAGTGGGCATGCTCGTTGCGATTACGATTTTCAGAGCTTCAGGTGCCCTTGAATTTTTTGTAGGCATGATGAAACCGGCATTGGATGCAATCGGCGTTCCAAGCGAGATTGTTCCCCTGGCATTTATCAGGCCCATTTCTGGAACAGCAGCACTTGGCATGACAACAGATTTAATTGCTGCCTACGGACCTGACTCTTTTATTGGGAGGCTTGCAGCAGTCATGCAGGGAAGCACAGATACAACCTTGTATATTTTGACTGTTTATTTTGGAGCTGTAGGGGTTAAAAAGATGGGGGATGCGCTTAAAGTAGGTTTGCTTGCTGATCTTATGGGAATCATTGCATCAATCATCATTGTCATGATGCTTTTTTAATAGATTTGAAGGGGCTTCCGGTAAATGCGGAGCCTCTTTTTATCTGCTGAAATATTTTTGTCTCATTGTTCCTGTTTTTGTGAGATAATAAGGCTTCATGCATTTTTTAAAGGGGTTCATTTGATGAGAACTTGTATAAAAAAATGATAAGAAGTAAGATGTTAACGAGGTGAAAGAAATGGAACGTTTACAAAAAGTGATAGCTCATGCAGGTCTTGCATCAAGAAGAAAAGCAGAGGAGCTTATATTAGAAGGAAAAGTGACAGTTAACGGGAAAGTCGTAAGAGAGCTTGGCGTTAAAGTTTCCGGAAATGACCGTGTTGAAGTAGCAGGTGTCCCTGTTGAAAAGGAAGAACCAGTCTATTTTATTCTTTATAAACCGCGCGGCGTCATTTCAGCTGCCATTGATGATAAAGGAAGAAAAACAGTTACGGACTTTTTTCCCCAGATCAAAGAACGTATTTATCCTGTAGGACGGCTTGATTATGATACATCCGGAATTTTAATCATGACGAACGACGGTGAATTTGCCAATCTGCTCATGCATCCAAGCAGTGAAGTAGAGAAAACGTATGTAGCCAAAGTAAAAGGAATTCCGCTCCGTGAAAACCTGAAGGCTCTCGAAAAGGGAATTATGCTTGAAGATGGCAAAACAGCCCCGGCAAAAGTCAAATTTGTTTCATTGGATAAAAAGAAGCAGACGAGCATCATTGAACTGACGATCCATGAAGGCAGAAACCGTCAAGTCCGCCGCATGTTTGAGGCAATTGGGCATCCTGTCTTGAAACTAAAGCGCGAAACGTATGCGTTCCTTGACTTAAAAGGATTAAAAACAGGAGATGCGCGTGAATTATCTCCGCATGAGGTCAAACAGCTTAGATCACTTGCCAAGTTTGGAAAGTAAGCCCTTTAATTTTCACATAAACTTCAAATTATTAAGAAAACGTTTGAAATAAACAGTGATATAATGAGTTGAAATGTATGAGGATATGGGAGAGTTTTTTATGAAAAAAAGACGGTTGCTCATGAGATCGATCATCCTTTTTGTGCTGGTTGCAGCACTTGGATATACGTTATACACAAACTTTTTCCAAAGCAAGGAAAAAGTGAAGGTTGGAAGCGACGCCCCTGATTTTGTCTTAACAGACATTAACGGGGACAAGCATCAGCTTTCTGATTATAAGGGAAAGGGCGTTTTCCTGAATTTCTGGGGAACATGGTGCGAACCGTGCAAACGCGAAATGCCCTACATGCAAAATCAGTATGATTATTATAAAGAACAAGGTGTAGAAGTGCTTGCCGTCAACATCGCAGAATCAAAGATTGCCGTACAGAACTTTACGGATACATATAATTTATCTTTTCCTGTCGTCCTGGATAAGGACCGGCAAGTTTTAGAAGCATACGGTGTTGTCCCTCTTCCGACTACATTTCTGATAGATAAAAATGGAAAAGTAGCAGAAATTATCACTGGCCAGATGAATGAGCGGATGGTCAGGGACTATATGGAATCAATCAAGCCGTAAACGGGGAGTTTTCATCATGAATGAAGTGAAATGCAAGTGCGGACACAGTAATCCGCACGGAACGATTCTTTGTGAATCCTGCGGTCGTCCTGTTGAGGAAAAGGACAGCAATCAAGCTGTTTCTGAAAAACTATTGGATATGAAATATGATGGCAGTGCAAGACGCTCACAGACTTATAAGAAAACGCCGGTCGATAAGATCTGGAACTTCTTTTCATCTGTAAAGGTCGGAATCTGGATTATCGTACTGATCTTAATTGCATCAGCAATCGGCACAATCCTTCCGCAGGTCATGTACATTCCGCCAAATGTAACTCCCGAGGAATTTTACCGCGAGGAGTACGGGGTGATCGGTCAGCTTTATTTCCAAATGGGGTTTCATGAATTATTCAGCTCATGGTGGTACATGGTTTTAATTGGAGCGCTTGCCGCTTCATTGGTCATTGCAAGCTTAGACCGCTTTGTACCGCTCTATCGTGCGCTGAAAAAACAAGGTGTCACACGCCATGAAAGCTTTATGCGAAGACAGCGATTATTCAGCGAAACACCTTCAGTCAACAAGGCGGAGGAACTGCTTGAAATTATTAAAGACAGACTGAAGAGAAAACGCTATCATGTTCGAGAAGAAAACGGAAATCTCCTTGCAGAGAAAAATCGTTTTTCAAGATGGGGACCGTATGTCAATCATATCGGTCTGATCATCTTTTTGTTTGGAGCTATGCTGAGGTTTGTACCGGGAATGTATGTGGATGATGTCATTTGGATCCGCGAAGGGGAAACGAATGTCATTCCGGGTACTGAAGGCAAGTATTTTCTCCGCAGTGACAAGTTTGTGATGGAAACATACAAAAAAGACAGCGAAGATGAAGTGTTTCAGGATGCTCTTACTAGAGTTGGGGACGGCAACGTCGTAAAAAATTACCAGACGAACGTTACTTTGTACGAGAGACAAGGTGAAGCGGTCATCGGGGAAGAGCCAGAGCTAAAAAAAGTAAAAGATGAGCAAATCAAAGTAAATCAGCCGCTTAAGCATGATTCATACGCTTTGTATCAAGTGGATTATAAATTAAATGAATTGAATAAAATGACATTTAGTTTAGTAGACAAAGAGACGGAGGAAAACTTTGGACAGCTGACAATTGATCTGCTGGATCCTCAAAAAGAATTTGATTTGGGTAATGGCTATAAAGTAGAAGTAGCAAGCTACCTTCCTGATTTTTATTTTAACAGTGAGGGAGAGCCTGCTACGAAAACGAGAATACCGGATAATCCTGCTTTTGTATTTAAAATGATTTCTCCTGATAAACCTAAGGGCGAAACAAGCTTCGTTGCCATTCAGCAGACAATCGAACCAAATGAAGACAACCAGCTGAAAATGAAGTTTGAAGGCGTGGAAACAAAGAATCTCTCAGCTCTTACTGTTCGCAAAGACAATACTCTTTGGTTTCTTGGACTTGGCGGAGCCATTTTCATGATAGGTGTCACCCAAGGTATGTATTGGAATCATCGACGCATCTGGATAAGACGAAGCGGAGAAGGAATTCTTCTTGCCGGGCATACAAATAAGAATTGGTACGGCATTAGAAATGAGATTGATTCAGTGCTGGAAGGCACATTGATTGAAAAGCCGAAGGATCAGTCAGACGAGAAATAAGACAAGTCATAGAGGAGGAAAAGGAGTGGCGGCTTTAAGCAGTAATTTGCTATTTGCAGCATTCATTTTATATCTGGCTGCGACATTTCTTTTTGGCGGAGCCATCCGTGATAAGAGAAAAGAATACAAAAAGCCAAGTAAATGGGCGACTGCAGGTATTGCAATCACGATTCTTGCTTTTGCAGCACAAGTTGGCTATTTCATTACGAGATGGATCGCATCCGGTCATGCACCGGTCAGCAATCTTTTTGAATTTACAACATTCTTTGGCATGATGCTTGTTCTTGCATTTATAGTACTCTACTTTATTTATAAAGTGTCTATTTTAGGGCTTTTTACTCTGCCGGTCGCATTGCTGCTTATCGCTTATGCAAGCATGTTTCCGTCAGATATCTCACCGCTTATCCCAGCGCTTCAAAGCAGCTGGCTGCACATTCACGTGACAACAGCGGCTCTTGGACAGGCGATTCTTTCCATCAGCTTTATAGCAGGTGTGATTTATTTGATCCGGACAGTGGATCAAACGAAAAATTCCAAGAAAACATTCTGGCTTGAAGTTGTCATGTATACACTTGTAGCTACGATTGCATTCATTGCAATAACAAGCACCTTCAGAATGATGGATTATGAAGCCGTTTATAAATGGACAGATAAAAATGAGCAAAATGCAGAAATGATCTATAATATGCCTGCTCTGGTAGGCCCTCATAAAGGCGAACTTTTAACAGAAGGCAAAATGGAAGCTCTTGTTGAAGTTCCCGCTCTTATTTCTGCGAGAAAGCTGAATACTGTCATTTGGTCAATTGGCACCGGATTATTATTATACGGAGCGATCCGGTTAATCTTGAGAAAGCGAATCTCAGCTTTCCTTCAGCCTCTCACCAAAAACGTAAATCTGGATTTAGTAGATGAAATCGGATATCGATCCGTTACAATTGGATTTCCGGTATTCACTCTGGGAGCGCTCATTTTTGCGATGATCTGGGCTCAAATCGCCTGGACACGCTTTTGGGGCTGGGACCCTAAAGAAGTATGGGCATTAATTACCTGGCTTTTCTATGCAGCCTACCTGCATTTGCGTCTTTCAAAAGGATGGCAGGGAGAAAAATCAGCATGGCTTGCCGTTATTGGCTTTGCCATCATCATGTTTAATCTGATTTTTGTCAATCTGGTGATTGCCGGTCTGCATTCTTATGCCTAGTTAATAAGAGTTTTTCTTTAAGAGAAAAGAAAGTATAAAGTTTTTGCAGTGGTGTACAGTTCCATCGCCCGCCACATCGGCCAGAACTATTCCAGAGGAAAAGTCAAACTTGGACTTTTCTGCCGGATTCTTATCTGTCTGCCGGAGCTAAACGGGCACTTGCACTTTTCTTATCAAGAGAGCCTTCACTCATATAAAGTGAAGGTTTTTTGGTAAGATAATGGTATATGAGTACTTGAAGGAGGAGAAGCAAGATGGAAAACAACATGAACTATAAAATCTTGGTCGTTGACGATGAAGACAGAATCAGAAGACTTTTGAAAATGTATTTAGAGAGAGAAAACTATCAAATTGAAGAAGCTGACAACGGCAGTGATGCTCTTGAAATGGCACTGTCTACAGAATATGACTTAATCCTGCTTGATTTAATGATGCCCGGACTCGATGGGATTGAAGTTTGCAGACAACTGCGCCTGAAAAAAGCCACTCCTATCATTATGCTTACGGCAAAAGGTGAAGAGGTAAACAGGGTTCAGGGCTTTGAAGTCGGAACAGATGATTACATCGTAAAGCCTTTCAG
Proteins encoded in this region:
- the scpB gene encoding SMC-Scp complex subunit ScpB, with protein sequence MEKWKSIIEALLFAAGDEGLSMKQLTSVLETEVGTITEVIQELQNDYKKKQRGIELIEVAGVFQLTTKKQHADYLKKLVETPNHTALSQAALEILAIVAYRQPITRAEIEEIRGVKSERPLQTLASKVLVKEVGRAEGTGRAILYGTTKEFLEYFGLKTIKELPPLPEKDDDDSFNEEADLFFENFNQTFEEIK
- a CDS encoding YpuI family protein, translating into MGNMIVKAQTEQVELFLGNVVKQLNTFLNQSTISSFLDETAGDETYYEDLFRNLRRLSVYCEEGLEACRIVLQNEPFRKPAAEKALYKIYHQCIEEFYNPKNDVWYEDSRSAYTGKNAIKYRHPAPDTLKAMIASLESGFQEIREELEYYETDYRTKMIQSK
- a CDS encoding D-alanyl-D-alanine carboxypeptidase family protein, translating into MRQWKQITAIVLIFFLLISVPRHSSAEMDVSARSAILIEQESGRVLFEKDAHTKRRIASITKIMTAILAIESGKMDEKATVSNRAIHTEGSAVYLQEGEKIKLEDLVYGLMLRSGNDAAVAIAEHVGGSIEGFVHLMNQKAAEIGMMNTEFANPHGLDDHENHYSSAYDMAILTRYAMENPIYQKISGTKVHRAPNPNEQWDRVWRNKNKLLTSLYEYSTGGKTGYTKRAKRTLVSTAQKDGMNLVAVTIDASDDWNDHIGMFNMAFSKYSLFKIKDSGTLKKIKIKDKIYKNKLFIKRDVFYPLTEEEEDKLRINVSLLKPEKNWDDPEDVPNVVGKITIIVEDERVDEVPVYYDNGLTNKPDATLFEKLRKLFFIGAGFSDYD
- a CDS encoding nucleoside recognition domain-containing protein; the encoded protein is MINIIWVGLTVIGIVFAMINGTMEQVNAAVFKGAKDAVTISIGLISVLVFWLGLMKVAEKAGLLEKLTQLFKPFVKRLFPEIPADHPAMGYILSNMIANLFGLGNAATPLGIKAMEQMKKLNGDKPAASRSMITFLTVNTSSITLIPTTVIAVRMTYGSKSPTDIVGPTLLATIISAIGAILIDRYFYHRRMRKERK
- a CDS encoding spore maturation protein, producing MGMISLISLWMIPLIIGFILLYGTYKKVPTYETFVEGGKEGIDIAFSIIPYLVGMLVAITIFRASGALEFFVGMMKPALDAIGVPSEIVPLAFIRPISGTAALGMTTDLIAAYGPDSFIGRLAAVMQGSTDTTLYILTVYFGAVGVKKMGDALKVGLLADLMGIIASIIIVMMLF
- the rluB gene encoding 23S rRNA pseudouridine(2605) synthase RluB, which encodes MERLQKVIAHAGLASRRKAEELILEGKVTVNGKVVRELGVKVSGNDRVEVAGVPVEKEEPVYFILYKPRGVISAAIDDKGRKTVTDFFPQIKERIYPVGRLDYDTSGILIMTNDGEFANLLMHPSSEVEKTYVAKVKGIPLRENLKALEKGIMLEDGKTAPAKVKFVSLDKKKQTSIIELTIHEGRNRQVRRMFEAIGHPVLKLKRETYAFLDLKGLKTGDARELSPHEVKQLRSLAKFGK
- the resA gene encoding thiol-disulfide oxidoreductase ResA; its protein translation is MKKRRLLMRSIILFVLVAALGYTLYTNFFQSKEKVKVGSDAPDFVLTDINGDKHQLSDYKGKGVFLNFWGTWCEPCKREMPYMQNQYDYYKEQGVEVLAVNIAESKIAVQNFTDTYNLSFPVVLDKDRQVLEAYGVVPLPTTFLIDKNGKVAEIITGQMNERMVRDYMESIKP
- a CDS encoding cytochrome c biogenesis protein ResB, which translates into the protein MNEVKCKCGHSNPHGTILCESCGRPVEEKDSNQAVSEKLLDMKYDGSARRSQTYKKTPVDKIWNFFSSVKVGIWIIVLILIASAIGTILPQVMYIPPNVTPEEFYREEYGVIGQLYFQMGFHELFSSWWYMVLIGALAASLVIASLDRFVPLYRALKKQGVTRHESFMRRQRLFSETPSVNKAEELLEIIKDRLKRKRYHVREENGNLLAEKNRFSRWGPYVNHIGLIIFLFGAMLRFVPGMYVDDVIWIREGETNVIPGTEGKYFLRSDKFVMETYKKDSEDEVFQDALTRVGDGNVVKNYQTNVTLYERQGEAVIGEEPELKKVKDEQIKVNQPLKHDSYALYQVDYKLNELNKMTFSLVDKETEENFGQLTIDLLDPQKEFDLGNGYKVEVASYLPDFYFNSEGEPATKTRIPDNPAFVFKMISPDKPKGETSFVAIQQTIEPNEDNQLKMKFEGVETKNLSALTVRKDNTLWFLGLGGAIFMIGVTQGMYWNHRRIWIRRSGEGILLAGHTNKNWYGIRNEIDSVLEGTLIEKPKDQSDEK
- the ccsB gene encoding c-type cytochrome biogenesis protein CcsB, whose protein sequence is MAALSSNLLFAAFILYLAATFLFGGAIRDKRKEYKKPSKWATAGIAITILAFAAQVGYFITRWIASGHAPVSNLFEFTTFFGMMLVLAFIVLYFIYKVSILGLFTLPVALLLIAYASMFPSDISPLIPALQSSWLHIHVTTAALGQAILSISFIAGVIYLIRTVDQTKNSKKTFWLEVVMYTLVATIAFIAITSTFRMMDYEAVYKWTDKNEQNAEMIYNMPALVGPHKGELLTEGKMEALVEVPALISARKLNTVIWSIGTGLLLYGAIRLILRKRISAFLQPLTKNVNLDLVDEIGYRSVTIGFPVFTLGALIFAMIWAQIAWTRFWGWDPKEVWALITWLFYAAYLHLRLSKGWQGEKSAWLAVIGFAIIMFNLIFVNLVIAGLHSYA